The Pseudoalteromonas rubra region TAAAGCCACTGAACAACGACCAGCCCAGATCGCGGGCCATATTAATGGCGAAATGTTCGGCCAGTAGCAGGATATCTTCTTTACGTTCGCGCAGCGGCGGTAAGGTGATGACGTCAAACGCTAAGCGATCCAGCAAATCGTGACGAAACTCACCATTATCGGCAAGGGTTGGCAGGTCTTCGTTGGTCGCGCAAACAAGGCGGGTGTCCACTTTGACCGTTTGTTTACCGCCCACCCGTTCGAATTCGCCATATTCAATCACCCGCAGCAGTTTTTCCTGCACCATGGCGGATGTATTCGCAAGTTCATCGAGGAACAGTGTGCCGCTGTTGGCGCGTTCAAAGCGGCCTTCGTGGCGTTTGCTGGCCCCGGTAAATGCGCCACTTTCATGGCCAAACAGTTCACTCTCCAGCAGGTTTTCATTCAGTGCGGCACAGTTGAGTTTGACATAGTTCTGGTCCCACCGCTCTGACAGGTAGTGCAAACGGGCTGCGATCAGCTCTTTACCGGTACCACGTTCTCCGATGATCAGTACTGGCTTTTCCAGAGGTGCCAGTT contains the following coding sequences:
- the pspF gene encoding phage shock protein operon transcriptional activator, whose amino-acid sequence is MSQFRQQDNLLGQSDSFLAVLDQVSQLAPLEKPVLIIGERGTGKELIAARLHYLSERWDQNYVKLNCAALNENLLESELFGHESGAFTGASKRHEGRFERANSGTLFLDELANTSAMVQEKLLRVIEYGEFERVGGKQTVKVDTRLVCATNEDLPTLADNGEFRHDLLDRLAFDVITLPPLRERKEDILLLAEHFAINMARDLGWSLFSGFTRSATELLLDYPWPGNIRELKNVVERSLYRHGSEQLAVHQIVFDPFASPYRPTQRIKKATDTPAPAAVAPVVVPEATQTKPAPAAFPCDLKTLSNEFEIDLLRTALEHSQFNQKKTAQNLGLTYHQLRGYLKKYNLLDSQQEA